In the Molothrus aeneus isolate 106 chromosome 28, BPBGC_Maene_1.0, whole genome shotgun sequence genome, one interval contains:
- the FBXO47 gene encoding F-box only protein 47 has translation MTSSAGSGSASVPRQRQRRSRRRSGPSPGRDSPALSALGDFQSLPLEIFQMVLNYLSVKDISMLSMVSKTISGRLIHYISTSSGSRRLLLQDFHQELPARREGASILEHYRALGLLLKRCTLLLPTRDRLKYVHKVLSGVSCFKLNGCASPLHCLGLQCYGVFLQMLTAGWDELECHRVFNFLWELSNLARKVQTVVSSKPGSARRLELRIRLFCRGVLLSPGSRRSDSAFWLTRILKPWPMVNQARLLYIIFGPVSSRDGHVVWQKMIEGPTDETSLKGLADAIKLLYGTEAREWTADDVISLVDELSVVPQEWLMENNARLLLLSGNSICFTFMASKAVNGRAVELARLMVFMVLVCEKDLYCMDWAVRMMQKVCKVFSTPWERNNFLQCLENFFARMLMDMLQAVLAGERDEEDSSFLNLFHLMNAQANFHKEILYLAMGSTSSTS, from the exons ATGACCTCGAGCGCGGGGAGCGGCAGCGCCTCGGTgcccaggcagaggcagaggcggagccgccgccgctccggccccagcccgggcagggattccccagctctgtcagcGCTGGGGGATTTCCAAAGCCTTCCCTTGGAGATCTTCCAAATGGTGCTGAATTATCTCTCAG TGAAGGACATCAGCATGCTGAGCATGGTGTCCAAAACCATCAGCGGCCGCCTCATTCATTACATCTCCACCTCCTCCGGGAGCCgccggctgctgctgcaggatttccaccaggagctccctgccaggagagAGGGAGCCTCCATCCTGGAGCACTACAGAGCTCTAG ggctgctgctcaaGAGGtgcaccctgctgctgcccaccagGGACAGGCTCAAGTATGTGCACAAGGTGCTCTCAGGG GTTTCCTGTTTCAAGCTGAATGGTTGTGCCAGtcccctgcactgcctggggctgcagtgctATGGGGTTTTCTTACAG aTGCTGACCGCGGGCTGGGATGAGCTCGAGTGCCACCGGGTGTTCAACTTCCTCTGGGAGCTCAGCAATTTAGCCCGGAAGGTGCAGACGGTTGTCAGCAGCAAACCAG GCAGTGCCCGGCGGCTGGAGCTGCGGATCCGCCTGTTCTGCCGGGGGGTGCTGCTGTCGCCCGGGAGCCGCCGCAGCGACTCCGCCTTTTGGCTCACCCGCATCCTCAAGCCCTGGCCCATGGTGAACCAGGCCCGCCTGCTCTACATCATCTTCGGGCCCGTGTCCTCCCGCGATG GACACGTGGTCTGGCAGAAAATGATAGAAGGACCAACAGATGAGACCAGTCTGAAGGGTTTAGCTGATGCAATTAAGCTGCTCTATGGTACAGAAGCTAGAGAATGGACAGCAGATGATGTTATCAGTCTTGTGGATGAGCTGTCAG TGGTTCCCCAGGAGTGGCTGATGGAGAACAACGCTcgcctgctgctcctcagtggGAACAGCATCTGCTTCACCTTCATGGCCAGCAAAGCTGTgaatggcagagctgtggagcTGGCCAGGCTCATGGTCTTCATGGTTCTG gtgtGTGAGAAGGACCTGTACTGCATGGACTGGGCAGTGAGGATGATGCAGAAGGTCTGCAAGGTTTTCAGCACTCCCTGGGAGAGGAACAacttcctgcagtgcctggagaaCTTCTTTGCCCGCATGCTCATGGAcatgctgcaggcagtgctggctg gggagAGGGATGAGGAGGACAGCAGCTTCCTGAACCTGTTCCACCTGATGAATGCACAGGCCAACTTCCACAAGGAAATCCTCTACCTGGCcatgggcagcaccagcagcacctcctga
- the LASP1 gene encoding LIM and SH3 domain protein 1 yields MNPNCARCGKIVYPTEKVNCLDKFWHKSCFHCETCKMTLNMKNYKGYEKKPYCNAHYPKQSFTMVADTPENLRLKQQSELQSQIRYKEEFEKNKGKGFSVVADTPELQRIKKTQDQISNIKYHEEFERSRMGPSPSEGSEPERRNSPESGAYRRAEQQQQHGQPGATVYQQQQPPPSQSYGYKEPTPASSQRNAPAGGGKRFRAVYDYNAADEDEVSFQDGDTIINVQQIDDGWMYGTVERTGDTGMLPANYVEAI; encoded by the exons TTCTGGCACAAATCATGTTTCCACTGCGAGACCTGCAAGATGACCCTGAACATGAAGAACTACAAGGGCTACGAGAAGAAGCCCTACTGCAACGC aCACTACCCCAAGCAATCCTTCACCATGGTGGCAGACACGCCCGAGAACCTGCGCCTAAAGCAGCAGAGTGAGCTCCAGAGCCAG ATCCGCTACAAGGAGGAGTTCGAGAAGAACAAAGGGAAGGGTTTCAGCGTGGTGGCCGACACCCCGGAGCTGCAGAGGATCAAGAAGACTCAGGATCAGATCAGCAAC ATCAAGTACCACGAGGAGTTCGAGCGGAGCCGGATGGGGCCCAGCCCCAGCGAGGGCTCGGAGCCGGAGCGCCGGAATTCCCCGGAGAGCGGCGCCTAccggagagcagagcagcagcagcagcacggccAGCCCGGAGCCACAG tttaccagcagcagcagccgcctcCATCCCAGTCCTACGGCTACAAGGAGCCAACTCCGGCCTCCTCACAGCGCAACGCCCCGGCCGGAGGGGGG AAGCGTTTCCGTGCCGTCTATGACTACAACGCGGCGGACGAGGACGAGGTGTCCTTCCAGGACGGGGACACCATCATCAACGTGCAGCAGATCGATGACGGCTGGATGTACGGCACGGTGGAGCGCACGGGGGACACGGGCATGCTCCCGGCCAACTACGTGGAGGCCATCTGA